TCCGTATCCTTTGCCGCTAAATGGAGGGATAGGGTACCTCCTGTGGAGGTGCTTACCAAAACCACCTTTTCCCCAAGGAGCTTGCCCATGGCCAGGGCATTCTCAGCGGAGGCCAAATGGCTTTCCGGGGTCAAATATTCATATCCGTTCTCCCGGTCCAAACCGTGCTCTTCCAAACGCGACATATATACATGTGCCCCAAAGGTTCCGGACAGTTTGGACATAATGGGCTCCCCTTCCCTATGGCTGGCCCCAAATCCGTGAAGGTATACAAACGCGTAGGGCGTTTTTTGGTACTTGTGGTCGGATACCCATAGCACCTTAGCCGCATTTCCCGGTTTTACATTCCCTACTTTTTGTTCTTTGGTGGCGAGGTACCCCTCCAATTCATGTAAGGGGATGTCCTGGGTAACACTTTGGCCGTGCACCAAACCAACCAACAAAAAAGTCAGTAGTGTTACTCGAATACGATGTAATTGGATTTCCATAGTTGCTTGTTTTAAAATCTAACGGCCACTTGTCCGCCAAAAAAACGGGGAGGACCGGCAATAAAGGTAGGAATACCAAAGGCCCCTCCCGTATTTCCTGCATCGATGATAAAGGATTCATCCAATAAATTGGTCACATAAACATTGAATTCGTATTTCTTATTGAAGATCAATCCGGCCCGAACGTTCAAGAGACCGTAACCTTCCTGTGAAATTCCCGGCAAATTGGTTTCCTCAAAAAACACTTCCGATTTGTAGGTATAGGTAGGCCTAAAAAACAGATCGGTGGTTGAATTGAGTTGTGGGTTCAGGTTCAATCCCAGGGAAAACGAGTGCTCCGGAGTCAATCGAAACCGGTTTCCCGCCAATTCCTGTGGATTTCCATTTTCATCGGTATCATCAAAAGTCGCATCGATATACGCATAATTCGCAAATACCGTACTTTTCTTACCAAAGGCATATTGAAAGGCAAACTCCGCACCAAAGGCCGAAGCACTACCGCTATCATCCGGGTTAAAATCCACCCCACCTTCCGCATCCACGGTAGCGATATTGGTCTGGAAATTGTTGTAATCGTAAAAGAAGGCATTGAGGTCCAATTGCAATCGATTGTTCATAAACAGGGATTTCCCCCCTATTTCATAGGACCATACGGTTTCGGCGGACAGAACATCCACTTCAGTTGCGGTTACGTTGATGACGTTGGGCCGCCTTCCCCTGGAAACACTGCCAAACAAGGTCACTTCATCATTGACATCAAAATCCGCGGCCAATCGTCCTACAATGGAAGTAAAGTTGTCACTGGCATTGATTCGTTCCCCATTGGTTGAGGCGAACAAGTTGTTGGGAAATACCCCCAGAAAATTACCGAGCACTCCGGGTTGTTCGGCATCTTCCGCCTCAAATCCGGCATTGATGTTCTCCAAGGTCCCCCGAAGTCCCAAAGTAACCGTTAATTGGTTGGTGACGTCCACGGAGGCATCCGCAAAGATGTCACCGGTATAGTTTTCACCAAAATTGGTAAACACCTCCCTGTTAAAGGGCAATAAAGGTGCTCCCGCAAGCGGTCCAAAGGTCTCCGGGTCGTTCGGAATATTGGGCAAAAGGACCGGAACGCCATTGACCACCAAATTTCCGGGGTCCAAAAGCAGTACCCCCAAACTTTGTTCATTTACTTCAAAGGGTACGGACTGCGAACCATCTTCGTAAAAGAAATTGGCCCCAAAAAACCCACGAAACCTTCTGTTGTTATCAAAATTGAACCGTACCTCCTGGCTAAATTGTTTTCCCTTGGCAATTTCCCTAAAAAATAGAACGGGAGCCGCGGTTCCATCAGCATCAAAAGCCTCGTTGGAATCAAATTCACGAAAAGCGGTAATGGACGTGAAATCCCACATCTCATTGATATTGTGTTTTAGGATTCCCGTAATGCCGTATACATCCCTATCCAGGCTTAGTTCCTCTCCACGTTCCAGGTCGGCAAAACTGTTGGGGTCAACATCCCCATTGAGCGGGGCAAATGTCCCACTTTTGAAGGAGGTCCCTGGAGGGGTATCTTTCTGCCAATTCACGATGAGATCAAACAAGGTCTTGTCCGAGAACAAATAGCGCAACGAGCCTCGAAAAGCCAATGTCTCCTTTCCGTTCAAGTCCCCGCCCGAATTGTTTTCAATAAAACCATCCCTTGCATTGTAGATTCCGGCAACCCTTAAAAACAATTTGTCCTTGACCAGTGGAAGGTTGTAATGTCCGTTCAATAGGGTTTGGTTGAAATCGCCATAGCCGATTTTCAAACTTCCTGAAGTTTCATTTTTCGCTTTGTTTTGAATGATATGCATAGCCCCAATTTGGGCACTTCGTCCAAAAAGTGTTCCCTGCGGCCCTTTTAAAACCTCTATGCGTTCCAAATCAAAAAGCTCCACCACCGAGCCCCTGGATTTACTGATCGAAACACCATCCTGAAAGACGGAAACCCGTGGTTCCACACGGGAATCCCCATCATCACTGGTAATTCCACGCACCACAATTCCGGGGTTGTTCACACTCTGTATTTGCACCTGTAAACCGGGCACATATTCGGAAAAAGCATCGTATTCGAAGGTATTGTTATTATTGATGAATTCACTTCCGTAGGAAGTAATGGCTATGGGAACTTCCTTATTTCGCTGCTCTCTTTTTTGCGCTGTGACCACCAGGCCTTCCAACTGCACCGATGATTCCACGAGCACAAAATCCTGTTGCGTTCCCACACCACCCACGGTTACAGTGACGGTCCGGATTTCAAATCCGATATAGGTCACTTTTATGCTGTAATCCCCATTCGCCAATTCCGAGAATATGTAGTCCCCGGAATTATCGGTGACCACCCCTAGGGAAAGGCTTTCAATAATGACATTGGCTCCTATGAGCGGTATACCGTTGGCATCCGTTACTTTCCCGCGTATGGTGCCTGAATCCTGGGGATAACAATTTAAAATTCCTAAAAGGGAAACGATTCCGTAAAGCAAAAGGTTTTTCATGGTCTATAGTTTTGAGACGGGCAAGGTATTTTACCATTGTTAGGATAACCTCTCCAAGAAATTATGTTATGTTCAACTGCCCCCGTTGAACATTAAGTTTAAGTAAGGCGAATTGGGACCGATATGGGTTACATCTTGATGGTGGTAGGTAATTTAGCACCCATACCCCTTCAGGGACAAGGGTTTAAAAACGGTAGTGCGGAGAATTCCCTTTGGGTTATCGCACTAATTTTTAAGTCGCCTTTCCTGCGATGTCCATAGCTGCCGAATACTTCTTATCTTTAAGGAAATTGCTACTACATGAGTTACACCCTTATCGACAATTCGGATAAAAAACAATACGAATTTCAATTATCGGAACATACCCCCCATATCGAATACATTAAGGCAAAGGACAAGATTTACCTGACCCATACCGAAGTACCGATAGCACTGGAAGGTCAGGGCATTGGAACGGAACTGGTAAGGCAGGTACTGGAAGATATCAAGAAAAAGGAATTGACCCTGGTTCCACTGTGCCCGTTTGTGGCGGCATATATCAAAAAGCACCCACAATGGCGGGAACTGGTCCTAAAGGGCATTAACATCGCATAATAT
The sequence above is a segment of the Muricauda sp. SCSIO 64092 genome. Coding sequences within it:
- a CDS encoding alpha/beta hydrolase; its protein translation is MEIQLHRIRVTLLTFLLVGLVHGQSVTQDIPLHELEGYLATKEQKVGNVKPGNAAKVLWVSDHKYQKTPYAFVYLHGFGASHREGEPIMSKLSGTFGAHVYMSRLEEHGLDRENGYEYLTPESHLASAENALAMGKLLGEKVVLVSTSTGGTLSLHLAAKDTDIAGLIMYSPFIGLFNPIMEKIIEPGGKEFFVAQAGGEIQKQVREPEVAKYWSTNYHVNGYVSLISMLKQTMVSETFKNVKCPVFMGYYYKNEEEQDKVVSVAAMLEMFEQLGTPASDKLSKAFPNTGNHVIGCDLRSKDWSSVYEETVTFINDVIQR
- a CDS encoding GNAT family N-acetyltransferase codes for the protein MSYTLIDNSDKKQYEFQLSEHTPHIEYIKAKDKIYLTHTEVPIALEGQGIGTELVRQVLEDIKKKELTLVPLCPFVAAYIKKHPQWRELVLKGINIA
- a CDS encoding TonB-dependent receptor; amino-acid sequence: MKNLLLYGIVSLLGILNCYPQDSGTIRGKVTDANGIPLIGANVIIESLSLGVVTDNSGDYIFSELANGDYSIKVTYIGFEIRTVTVTVGGVGTQQDFVLVESSVQLEGLVVTAQKREQRNKEVPIAITSYGSEFINNNNTFEYDAFSEYVPGLQVQIQSVNNPGIVVRGITSDDGDSRVEPRVSVFQDGVSISKSRGSVVELFDLERIEVLKGPQGTLFGRSAQIGAMHIIQNKAKNETSGSLKIGYGDFNQTLLNGHYNLPLVKDKLFLRVAGIYNARDGFIENNSGGDLNGKETLAFRGSLRYLFSDKTLFDLIVNWQKDTPPGTSFKSGTFAPLNGDVDPNSFADLERGEELSLDRDVYGITGILKHNINEMWDFTSITAFREFDSNEAFDADGTAAPVLFFREIAKGKQFSQEVRFNFDNNRRFRGFFGANFFYEDGSQSVPFEVNEQSLGVLLLDPGNLVVNGVPVLLPNIPNDPETFGPLAGAPLLPFNREVFTNFGENYTGDIFADASVDVTNQLTVTLGLRGTLENINAGFEAEDAEQPGVLGNFLGVFPNNLFASTNGERINASDNFTSIVGRLAADFDVNDEVTLFGSVSRGRRPNVINVTATEVDVLSAETVWSYEIGGKSLFMNNRLQLDLNAFFYDYNNFQTNIATVDAEGGVDFNPDDSGSASAFGAEFAFQYAFGKKSTVFANYAYIDATFDDTDENGNPQELAGNRFRLTPEHSFSLGLNLNPQLNSTTDLFFRPTYTYKSEVFFEETNLPGISQEGYGLLNVRAGLIFNKKYEFNVYVTNLLDESFIIDAGNTGGAFGIPTFIAGPPRFFGGQVAVRF